In Streptomyces sp. NBC_00341, the DNA window CTCAGCCTGGTGATCTAGCCCCTGTTCCGCCGGACGGGCCCTGGCGGGCGTTACGGCCCGTGACATGCAGCAGCGCCGCCGGGGGAGCGGCGGCGCTGCTGGTCATGGATGCGGGCCCCTTGGTGCGGGACCGCGGAAGGTTACGGGAGGCCGTGCACGTGCGGGCCGACCGCGTTGGACCAGGCGTTGCCCGACTTGGCGTCCCAGTTGGTCGACCAGGTCATCGCGCCGCGCACACCGGGGTAGGTCTTCGACGGCTTGAAGGAGCCGCAGCCGGTGCCCTTGGCCAGGCAGTCCAGAGCCGCGTTCACGACCGAGGGGGCGACGTAGCCGCTGCCCGCGCCACTGGTGGAGGCGGGGACACCGAGGCCGACCTGCGAGGGGTCGAGGCCGCCCTCCAGCTGGATGCAGGCGAGCGCGGTGAGGAAGTCCACCGAACCCTGCGAGTAGACCTTGCCGTCGCAGCCGAGCATCGAACCGCTGTTGTAGTACTGCATGTTGACGACGGTCAGGATGTCCTTGATGCCGAGTGCCGTCTTGAAGTACTCACCGGCGGTCGACTGCATGTCGATGGTCTGCGGCGCCATCGTGATGACGAGGCCGGAGCCCGCCTTCTGCGACAGCGAGCGCAGCGCCTTCGTCATGTACGTGGAGTTGACGCCGTTCTCCAGGTCGATGTCGACACCGTTGAAGCCGTACTCCTGGATGAGCGCGTAGACGGAGTTGGCGAAGTTGGTCGCGGACGCGTCGCTGTTGACCGAGACCGAGCCCTTCTCGCCGCCGACCGAGATGATGACGTTCTTCCCGGCCGCCTGCTTCGCCTTGATGTCGGCCTTGAACTGGTCGACGGTGTAGCCGTTCAGCCCGGCGGTGTCCAGGTTGAAGGTGACGGCACCGGGCGTGGTCGTGGCGTCGGCGAAGGAGACCGCGATGATGTCGTAGTTCGCCGGAACGTCGCTGAGCTTCTGCACGGTGGCGCCGTTGTTGAAGTTCTGCCAGTAGCCGGTGACGGCGTGCTTGGGCACGGAGGTGGACGGGACACCCGGGTCGGTGCCGCCGCCGACGGCCGTACGGCCGCTGACCGAACCGGACTTGACGGACTCACCGGCGGCGTTGGTGGCGGTCACCGTGAACTGGTACGCGGTGTTGGCCGTGAGCCCGGTGACGGTGGCCGAGTTGCCGGTGGTGGTGGTGACCTTCGCGCCGTCCTTGTAGACGGTGTAGCCGGTCGCGCCGGACACCGCGTTCCAGGACAGGGAGACCGAGGAGGCCGTGGTCGTGCCGACCGCGAGACCGGCCGGGGCGGCGGGGATCGTCGGGCCGGGGTCGGTCCCGCCGCCGCCGTCGGGGCCGCTCACCGAGAGGTCGTCGACGAAGTAGGCGGACTGGCCGTACCAGCCGTGTGTGTACACGGTGACCGAGGTGGTGTTCGCCCCGGTCTTGAAGCTGGTCGAGAGCTGGGACCAGCTGCTGGAGCCGGGCGTCCAGGTGGACACGTCGGTGGTGCCGCTACCGCTCACGCCCAGGTAGGCGTAGCCGCCCTGGACCCAGGAGCTGAGCGCGTAGGTCGAGTTGGGCTTCACCGCGACGGTCTGGGTGCACTGGGCGTTGTCCTGGCCGGCCGGGGTGGCCTTGAGGGCGGAGGTGCCGCCGTGCACGGGGGACGAGACGGTGGCGCCGGAGCCGCCGGAACAGGTCCAGTTGGCGAGGCCCGACTCGAAGCCCGCGTTCTTGGCCACGTTGACGTCGGCGGCCTGCGCGGTGCTGACGAGACCGGTGACGGTCAGGGCGCCGGCGGCGACGACGGCCACGGCCGCGCCCAGCGCCTGACGGGTGCGACGCCCTCTTCGGCTGGTTACGGGGGAACGTTCCACTTGCTGCCTCCGTGGGGGAGTTGGGGATGGCGGGGGAGCGACACGGGGATGTCGGGGGTGTGGAATCGAGGAACGGTGGCCACCGCTGGCCGATAAACTGGTCCAGACCAATCAAGTTGTCAAGACCTCTGGCAGCGACAGCTGTCCGCGCATGCCGCCGGCCGTGGGTGGCAACCGGCTGCCCGGCGCACGTCCCCCGCACGGGTGATGTGTGCGACGGGGCCGGACAGTGACGGTTTCCGCCGCCCTTTCATATGGCGAGTGCATGTCAAGATCCACAGTGACGTGCGCGAATGAATTCCGGCGGTACGGAAATGGGAATGCCTGACAGTAACCCTCCGCAGTGATACGGGAGTTAACAACCTTCGGTTTGGTCCGATTTCGTACGGGAGTCTTGTGCGGCCGGGGGAGGCGTGGTGCTGTTGCCGGGTTCCTTTGGGTGTTCTCTGCCGTGTAGGACACGGTTAAAGTGCTGGATGAGGGGCTGAGGCGGAAGCGCGGAGCAGCAGCGATTGCGGCCGACGTCAAGGCGACGCCGACCGGAGCCGAACGGGGAACAGCGTGCCGACCGCAATAGCAGTGACCAGTGCCGACCTGGTCCTGCCGCCGACAGACCAGCAGACGCCGACGGCGGCCCTGCTCCAGTCGCCCGATGCCCAGGCGATGGATCTGGCAATCGGCGACATGCACATGATGCTGGAGCGGCACGGGTACGTAATCGCTGTGTACCCGACAGGAATCGCACTCGCGCACGAACGGCGGCTGCATGCGGTCCGCTCGGTGCTGGAGAGCGACCGCATCGCGCTGCTCAAGGTGGATCTGCCGCCGCTGGGCGTGGCCGTGCTGGTCAGGCAGTTACGGCAGCTGTCCGTCTGCGACTTCAGCCCCGGAGTGATCGCCTCCTCCGTGCGGCTTCTGTCCCACTACATCCACGCGGGCGCCCTGCTGAATTCGGTGACCAGGTTCGACCGCGTCCCCGTCAGCCTGAAGACCCACGCCCATTCCTGGGTGCCCGGCTCCCAGTTCGCCGTACTCGCCGGACCGAATCCGCAGCTCGTCAAGGTCGGTCCGACGGCGGAACCGCTGGCGGGACCCCAGTTCGGCACCCATCTGCAGGTGGCCCACGGGCAGTTGCAGTCCGATTGGGTGCGGCAGACCCTGGCGCCCGCCTGGAAGGTGCAGGCGATTCAGGACGCAAAGCTTCCCGCTGAATCCCCCCGGTGGTGGGGAACCGGGAAGCTGATCGAATTTGCCGCCTACCTTCCGGATATCTCCGTCCTGTATCAACTCGTGTCCTCAGTAAGGCGCGTGACGTGTCACTGGTGCGGAATGGAGCTGATCGGTGATCGTTGCGGTTTCTGTTCCTCACCCCTTCCCGCCACCGAGACCCGAATGCTCTCGTCCGGTGTCATGAACCAAGGGGCGCCCGCACCGCCGCGGTCGTAGCAACCGCGGATTCCTCCTCCGCGGCTCCCCTCGCGGTCCGGACGCCGTCCGTGCCGCACTCCCGGATCAGCCCGCCCGGCCCCCGCGCCCTTCCCCCGTCCGCCCCCACACACATCCGACCCGAACGAGGTTGTCCGGCCCATGAACTCCCGACAGCGCCGTGGCGTGATACTCCTGCTGCTCTCGGTCCTGTGCGCCTTCGGCGCCTTCGCCGGCGTGCTCTCGGTGATCAGCGACGTGAACTCGAAGGTCGGACCCGAGGTCTCGGCCTACCGGCTGAAGAGTG includes these proteins:
- a CDS encoding glycoside hydrolase family 18 protein — its product is MERSPVTSRRGRRTRQALGAAVAVVAAGALTVTGLVSTAQAADVNVAKNAGFESGLANWTCSGGSGATVSSPVHGGTSALKATPAGQDNAQCTQTVAVKPNSTYALSSWVQGGYAYLGVSGSGTTDVSTWTPGSSSWSQLSTSFKTGANTTSVTVYTHGWYGQSAYFVDDLSVSGPDGGGGTDPGPTIPAAPAGLAVGTTTASSVSLSWNAVSGATGYTVYKDGAKVTTTTGNSATVTGLTANTAYQFTVTATNAAGESVKSGSVSGRTAVGGGTDPGVPSTSVPKHAVTGYWQNFNNGATVQKLSDVPANYDIIAVSFADATTTPGAVTFNLDTAGLNGYTVDQFKADIKAKQAAGKNVIISVGGEKGSVSVNSDASATNFANSVYALIQEYGFNGVDIDLENGVNSTYMTKALRSLSQKAGSGLVITMAPQTIDMQSTAGEYFKTALGIKDILTVVNMQYYNSGSMLGCDGKVYSQGSVDFLTALACIQLEGGLDPSQVGLGVPASTSGAGSGYVAPSVVNAALDCLAKGTGCGSFKPSKTYPGVRGAMTWSTNWDAKSGNAWSNAVGPHVHGLP